One window of Pirellulales bacterium genomic DNA carries:
- a CDS encoding cupin domain-containing protein, producing the protein MAVLQKRSMGGSIALSILVVATSAAFSHDKDDDKVTPPGSGSAIAKVFEQVLPAGDFRKVNVITVSYGPGGKSPKHRHDVAVFAYVAEGDVESQLEGEELKTFHKGEMWYEPPGTIHVVSRNASQEKPAKLLVFLVQEEGKAATTVVK; encoded by the coding sequence ATGGCAGTTTTGCAGAAGCGATCTATGGGCGGCTCGATCGCGCTATCGATTCTTGTGGTTGCGACGAGCGCCGCTTTTTCGCACGACAAAGACGACGACAAAGTCACGCCGCCGGGCAGCGGCAGTGCGATCGCCAAGGTGTTCGAGCAGGTGCTGCCCGCCGGTGACTTTCGCAAAGTTAACGTCATCACGGTCAGCTATGGTCCCGGTGGTAAATCACCCAAGCATCGCCATGACGTGGCCGTGTTTGCTTACGTCGCCGAGGGGGATGTCGAGAGCCAGCTCGAAGGCGAAGAGCTGAAGACGTTTCACAAAGGCGAGATGTGGTACGAACCGCCGGGGACAATCCACGTCGTGAGCCGGAATGCCAGCCAGGAGAAGCCGGCCAAGCTGCTAGTGTTCTTGGTGCAAGAGGAAGGAAAAGCGGCCACGACCGTCGTCAAGTAA
- a CDS encoding aldose 1-epimerase family protein, whose protein sequence is MSEQSWLLTDVDQRVFVPELELGPADFTGDQVRGLRVKKYVLRGGLSEGVDVIELENGLLRVIVLPSRGMGIHKIFAGDVELGWRSPVRGPVNPKFVNLFEGNGIGWLGGFDEWLCRCGLESNGGPEWDDAGRLQRPLHGRIANLPAHRVELAVDGHTGEIRVTGIIGEARLFARKLRLSSTVRLRAGEAVLHIHDEVANLSAEPTDFELLYHINFGLPLLQPGATLVAPAINVVPQTSHAATDVSCWHTYGVEEAGLGEFVHFFTLAADKDGRTQVLLKAAEDRGAVLSFNVNQLPCFTQWKCQQPAQDGYVTGLEPGTNYPNVRSFEEQQGRVPTLAPGALRNFDLSVEVFDTAAGIDATEQAIRKLAGDQAPRIFERPQPGWSPA, encoded by the coding sequence ATGAGCGAACAGTCGTGGCTGTTGACCGATGTTGACCAGCGTGTGTTTGTGCCGGAGCTGGAGCTCGGGCCGGCGGATTTCACGGGAGACCAGGTGCGCGGGCTGCGTGTCAAGAAGTACGTCTTGCGCGGCGGTCTCAGCGAAGGCGTCGACGTGATCGAGCTGGAAAACGGTCTTCTCCGCGTCATCGTGCTCCCGTCGCGCGGCATGGGAATTCACAAGATCTTCGCGGGCGATGTCGAACTGGGGTGGCGCTCTCCGGTGCGAGGGCCGGTAAACCCGAAGTTCGTCAACCTTTTCGAAGGGAACGGCATCGGCTGGCTCGGCGGATTCGACGAATGGCTTTGCCGCTGCGGCCTGGAATCCAACGGCGGTCCCGAATGGGACGATGCCGGGCGTTTACAGCGCCCGTTGCATGGCCGTATCGCTAACTTACCGGCGCATCGCGTCGAACTCGCCGTCGATGGGCATACCGGCGAAATACGTGTGACGGGCATCATCGGCGAAGCCCGACTCTTCGCTCGCAAGCTGCGGCTGTCGTCGACCGTGCGCCTGCGAGCCGGAGAAGCGGTGCTGCACATCCACGACGAAGTTGCCAATCTGTCGGCGGAGCCAACGGATTTCGAGCTGTTGTATCACATCAACTTCGGCTTGCCGCTGCTACAGCCGGGAGCGACGCTTGTCGCTCCGGCGATCAACGTCGTTCCGCAGACATCGCATGCGGCCACCGATGTGTCCTGCTGGCATACGTACGGCGTCGAAGAGGCGGGGCTCGGCGAATTCGTCCATTTCTTTACGTTGGCCGCGGACAAGGACGGTCGCACCCAGGTTCTGCTTAAAGCGGCCGAGGATCGAGGTGCCGTCCTGTCGTTCAATGTCAATCAACTGCCCTGCTTTACACAATGGAAGTGCCAGCAGCCGGCACAGGACGGTTACGTCACGGGCCTCGAGCCCGGCACAAATTATCCGAACGTGCGCTCGTTCGAAGAGCAGCAAGGGCGCGTACCGACGCTGGCTCCTGGCGCGTTACGCAACTTTGACCTGTCGGTCGAGGTGTTCGACACTGCCGCCGGCATTGACGCCACAGAACAGGCGATCCGCAAGCTGGCCGGTGACCAAGCGCCGCGCATCTTCGAACGTCCGCAACCGGGCTGGTCTCCCGCGTAA
- a CDS encoding YgiQ family radical SAM protein: MSRQEMRDRGWDDVDVVFVTGDAYVDHPSFAMALLGRLLESEGLRVGIVSQPDWRNCDAWRTFGRPRLFFAVSAGNMDSMINHYTANRKVRNDDAYSPGGQIGRRPDRATLAYCQRSREAYSGVPVIAGGVEASLRRIAHYDYWSDKVRRSIILDAKADLLVYGMGERPIVEIARRLATGETVRDLRDMRGVVYRQGASELAPVENTITLPSYEQVSVDKLAFAEMTKIAHLETNPYNARRLVQYHAREAVVVNPPAFPLAQTEMDRVYGLPYTRRSHPTYGTERIPAFQVVKDSVQIMRGCFGGCTFCSITAHEGRIIQSRSQPSVISEIKQMAAEPEFTGVVSDIGGPTANMYQMRCTRPEVEARCRRLSCVHPTICKLLGTDHGPLIELMREARQEPGVRKVLVASGIRMDLARLDSTYMNELAEHHVGGHLKVAPEHTDPNVLSAMKKPGIDDFTAFDREFKRASGKAGKKQFLVPYFIASHPASDLDSMIELALFLKRNHYKPDQVQDFIPSPFDIAACMYHTGLDPMTKKPVYVAKHLSDRKLQRALLQFFKPENYFEVRKALEEAGRQDLIGSGCDCLIADRPPKEALDKRRVKANREVREQREGDHIRGEPGSGYRPHRKTSNRRSR, translated from the coding sequence ATGTCGCGGCAGGAAATGCGCGATCGTGGTTGGGACGATGTGGACGTCGTCTTTGTCACGGGCGATGCCTACGTCGATCATCCCAGTTTCGCCATGGCGCTATTGGGACGATTGCTCGAGAGCGAAGGCCTTCGCGTCGGCATTGTCAGTCAGCCTGACTGGCGCAACTGCGACGCGTGGCGCACGTTCGGCCGGCCGCGGCTGTTCTTTGCCGTTAGCGCCGGCAACATGGACTCGATGATCAATCACTACACCGCCAACCGGAAAGTGCGCAACGACGACGCGTACAGTCCGGGCGGGCAGATTGGGCGTCGTCCCGATCGGGCGACGTTGGCATATTGTCAGCGGTCGCGCGAAGCGTATTCAGGCGTTCCGGTCATCGCTGGTGGAGTCGAGGCCAGCCTGCGACGGATCGCGCATTACGATTATTGGAGCGACAAAGTCCGCCGCTCGATCATTCTCGACGCCAAGGCGGACCTGCTGGTCTACGGCATGGGCGAACGTCCGATCGTCGAGATCGCGCGGCGGCTTGCGACCGGCGAAACGGTTCGCGATCTGCGCGACATGCGCGGCGTCGTTTATCGCCAGGGGGCCAGCGAATTGGCTCCCGTCGAGAACACGATCACTCTACCCAGCTACGAACAGGTCTCGGTGGACAAGCTCGCCTTTGCCGAGATGACCAAGATCGCGCACCTGGAAACGAATCCCTACAACGCGCGACGACTCGTTCAGTACCACGCGCGCGAGGCAGTGGTGGTTAATCCGCCAGCCTTCCCACTGGCGCAAACGGAGATGGACCGTGTTTACGGCTTGCCGTACACCCGACGATCGCATCCGACCTATGGCACGGAGCGAATTCCGGCGTTCCAGGTCGTCAAAGATTCAGTGCAGATCATGCGCGGCTGCTTCGGCGGCTGCACGTTCTGTTCGATCACGGCGCACGAAGGACGGATCATTCAAAGCCGCAGCCAGCCGTCCGTTATCTCAGAAATCAAGCAGATGGCCGCCGAGCCCGAGTTCACCGGCGTCGTCAGCGATATCGGCGGGCCGACGGCCAACATGTATCAAATGCGCTGCACCCGTCCCGAGGTCGAAGCTCGCTGCCGCCGACTGAGCTGCGTGCATCCGACGATTTGCAAGCTGCTCGGCACCGACCATGGTCCGCTCATTGAGCTGATGCGCGAGGCGCGGCAAGAACCGGGCGTTCGCAAGGTTCTGGTGGCATCCGGCATCCGCATGGACCTGGCCCGGCTCGATTCGACGTACATGAACGAGCTGGCCGAGCATCACGTCGGCGGCCATTTGAAAGTCGCGCCCGAACACACCGATCCGAACGTGCTTTCGGCGATGAAGAAGCCGGGCATCGACGACTTCACCGCCTTCGACCGTGAGTTCAAACGGGCCAGTGGCAAAGCCGGCAAGAAGCAATTCCTGGTGCCGTATTTCATTGCCAGCCATCCGGCCAGCGATCTCGATTCGATGATTGAGCTAGCGCTCTTTTTGAAACGAAATCATTACAAGCCGGACCAGGTGCAGGACTTCATTCCCAGTCCCTTCGACATCGCGGCCTGCATGTACCATACGGGCCTCGACCCGATGACCAAGAAACCGGTCTATGTGGCAAAGCATCTGAGCGACCGCAAGCTGCAGCGCGCCTTGCTGCAGTTTTTCAAGCCGGAGAATTACTTCGAAGTGCGCAAAGCGCTCGAAGAAGCCGGCCGCCAGGATCTCATCGGCAGCGGCTGCGATTGCCTGATCGCCGATCGGCCGCCGAAGGAAGCGCTCGACAAGCGCCGCGTCAAGGCAAACCGCGAGGTGCGCGAACAGCGCGAAGGCGATCACATCCGTGGCGAGCCCGGCTCAGGCTATCGCCCACACCGGAAGACATCGAACCGACGATCGCGATGA
- a CDS encoding GlsB/YeaQ/YmgE family stress response membrane protein, whose translation MPPQPDLAELAQYWANESFVWVGFGTLVGLLGKAIMPGRDPGGAIATLGIGIGGAIIGCGVLSFFFPEYRVSPLTPVGFLVATGGAFLLLFFYRLLAGYVITEDGEGYVPRPMFSRRRYSRRREPVYDDRPYRD comes from the coding sequence ATGCCACCACAGCCCGATCTTGCCGAGTTGGCCCAATACTGGGCCAATGAAAGTTTCGTCTGGGTCGGCTTCGGCACCCTGGTCGGGCTGTTGGGTAAAGCCATCATGCCGGGGCGCGATCCCGGCGGCGCGATCGCCACGCTGGGCATTGGCATCGGCGGCGCCATCATCGGCTGCGGCGTACTGTCGTTCTTCTTTCCCGAATATCGCGTATCGCCGCTGACGCCGGTCGGCTTCTTGGTGGCGACCGGCGGTGCCTTCTTGCTGCTGTTCTTCTACCGGCTGCTCGCCGGGTACGTCATCACCGAAGACGGCGAGGGTTACGTCCCGCGCCCAATGTTCTCGCGCCGCCGCTACAGCCGCAGACGCGAGCCGGTGTACGATGATCGCCCTTATCGCGATTAG
- a CDS encoding MFS transporter, which translates to MTPDERSYSTSQTAPRLTRAARRRALVLGYVNGALWSVGNGLTTGTLIYYLAQELGAKGTALGLLIAAPTLVGLLRLATPRLIGPLGGIKATCLKASLASYLLLAVGLPAITLSPDIPRATALAGMLALICVHQLLEYVGSVALWSWLSALVPQPIRGRYFARRQVWQLAFLIPALFVSGRFTDDWKKAYKETQPERLLLGYVIPNCIGAGFLLASLLPLSLMQDVPAPRRNVASRTARRWPLGDPAFRRLLVYRCWFSFFNGITQAAQNIYVYALGIGVLPMQVMQLGMRGGQMALSPFVGRASDRVGNRPVLELSQAIVAIGPLFYLLATPDAPWWVAGAWVVWSAYAGLNICLTNIMLKLAPPQDNASHIASFEAIGGLAYGLSTLAGGVIFDRLRDAHFHVTWGGVTLDHFAILFLVGAVTRAAGVFWLARVPEPGARTWREILRHKTNE; encoded by the coding sequence ATGACGCCTGATGAACGTTCTTATTCCACCTCTCAAACTGCACCGCGCCTGACACGCGCTGCACGGCGTCGCGCGCTCGTACTTGGTTATGTGAACGGCGCGCTGTGGAGCGTGGGCAACGGTCTCACTACCGGCACGCTCATCTACTATTTGGCACAAGAGCTTGGCGCGAAAGGAACGGCCCTGGGCCTGCTGATCGCAGCGCCGACGCTGGTGGGATTGTTGCGACTGGCGACGCCGCGTTTGATTGGGCCTCTCGGCGGCATCAAAGCCACCTGCCTCAAGGCGTCCCTGGCCAGCTATTTGCTGTTGGCCGTCGGTTTGCCGGCCATAACTCTATCGCCGGACATTCCGCGTGCCACGGCGCTTGCCGGCATGTTAGCGCTCATTTGCGTACATCAGTTGCTCGAATACGTCGGTAGCGTCGCACTCTGGTCATGGCTTTCGGCGCTCGTACCGCAACCGATTCGCGGCCGTTACTTTGCCCGTCGGCAAGTTTGGCAACTGGCATTTCTGATTCCGGCTTTGTTCGTCAGCGGTCGTTTCACCGACGATTGGAAGAAAGCTTATAAGGAAACACAGCCCGAGCGATTATTGCTGGGATACGTGATCCCGAATTGCATCGGGGCAGGTTTTTTACTCGCATCACTTCTGCCACTTTCGCTGATGCAAGACGTACCCGCGCCGCGGCGAAACGTCGCTAGTCGGACCGCGCGTCGCTGGCCTCTAGGGGATCCGGCTTTTCGCCGGTTGCTGGTCTATCGGTGCTGGTTTTCGTTTTTCAACGGTATCACACAGGCGGCGCAGAACATTTATGTTTACGCGCTCGGCATCGGTGTGCTGCCGATGCAAGTGATGCAACTGGGAATGCGCGGCGGACAGATGGCGCTCAGCCCCTTCGTAGGACGGGCCAGTGATCGCGTTGGTAATCGGCCCGTATTGGAACTCAGCCAGGCCATTGTTGCCATCGGCCCCCTGTTCTACTTACTGGCTACTCCTGATGCTCCCTGGTGGGTAGCCGGAGCGTGGGTTGTCTGGTCGGCCTACGCAGGACTGAACATCTGCTTGACGAACATCATGCTCAAGCTCGCCCCGCCGCAAGACAATGCCAGCCATATTGCCTCGTTCGAGGCAATCGGCGGGCTGGCCTATGGCCTGAGCACGCTTGCCGGCGGTGTGATATTCGACCGGCTGCGCGACGCGCATTTCCACGTCACCTGGGGCGGCGTCACCCTTGATCATTTCGCGATTTTGTTTCTGGTTGGTGCCGTCACGCGCGCGGCCGGCGTCTTTTGGTTGGCGCGCGTGCCTGAGCCGGGCGCCCGCACCTGGCGTGAAATCCTTCGCCACAAGACGAACGAATAG
- a CDS encoding CHAT domain-containing protein: MGKTMPHERLTHGLRRRLLATTVMAVALLILPKSAGAQFGFSAPSAQYLGSLSTYYDGDYRDALLEFQSAGRGGIRAGTTRWIDSICYYTMVGECYYQMGQHQQALAQYNSALSIYSAFNNWMMQVQFPALRTANVGQFRPLPWGRSARAVVLGNYPDMYGIMQGQFTNLQNLVAQGGGVASAPMQTMIHATEIIRCTCLAMRRRRELMGPACAQDQLTNDLITEFSRRPGHPNHWSECWIDLQLGIAFSCGGKDAQAKTSLERAVLAAGEFDHPLTGMAFFELGRLALQASDYDAATNYFTEATYSAALYLDPTTLEEAFRYGQITHLMANRPGLYPPLTAATLWARANNLRHLNVSTQILAAENYCILEQPQTALGLLNTAGTSIGRRGMAMGKVGARLNFISALAAYQQSNVELGDQKLAQAMAFQKNGSLKLFHISLADALYTDGTFSPRVAMDLYGEVLRDPTPGDWASDPMEALSVMMTPHELEYEHWFEVAVDRKDHERVLEISDLARRHRFLSTLDFGGRLHNLRWLLDGPEDNLDQASRLQRQDLLARYSDYEKLHQAAEKLHGALKQSPLVAENAEAGHQQANKLAALTETSNSQELILRQMAVRREPCNLIFPPFRATKDIKAALPDGHAILSFFSTPRQAYAILMTRDKYGYWKVPRGDQLIKPVMKLLQSMGSVDGNRQMTLKDLNASNWKEPAKQIFDAITKDSRADLKSFKELVIVPDGALWYLPFEALPVTVGEEQVPLMTQVQIRYAPLVSLGVGDPRPRRAGGNTAVVLGKLMLGGDSEQASEAYTEISKTLPGAVALHSPMPKDLPAYATLFDGLIVLNEVPVSEDDPYDWSPLPQDQKGTGTVANWFALPWGGPDFVIMPSFHTAAENAMKKQTGQPGNEVFLSVCALMANGARTVLLSRWRTGGQSSIDLVREFAQELPHASAADAWQRSLLLVSKDALNPANEPRLRLTAHEEAPTADHPFFWAGYLLADTGTLPQELADKQRQEQADNQAAEKPAGAKRPANDKAPDKNAAGAGAPAAAAGGLAPFPSVGGPNAAGQGAAGKGAGAPKQSDAQQQPGAMQQPGGFQPPNGFQQPNGQQPSGQQPANGGGAFQRARPNAAPDAGGGPNAGTNDKGGTGQPGLGGQAGPMQDESDDSTSKPQAKGKPARKTKAPKTPKAPRSRETEKEEIVPTSPWADEDKAADPSVAKSTNKRQRTKTPANGKKTGGAKSPKYDDNGDPIPPGSP, from the coding sequence GTGGGCAAAACCATGCCGCACGAACGGCTGACGCATGGCCTTCGGCGCCGCCTGCTAGCGACGACCGTGATGGCTGTGGCGCTACTCATCTTGCCAAAATCGGCCGGGGCCCAATTCGGCTTCTCCGCCCCCTCGGCACAGTATCTCGGCTCGCTCAGCACCTATTATGACGGCGACTATCGTGACGCGCTGCTCGAATTTCAATCCGCCGGCCGCGGCGGCATTCGGGCCGGAACGACGCGCTGGATCGATTCGATCTGCTACTACACGATGGTCGGCGAGTGCTACTACCAGATGGGGCAGCACCAGCAGGCACTTGCCCAATACAACAGCGCCCTGTCGATCTACTCGGCCTTCAACAACTGGATGATGCAGGTCCAGTTTCCGGCACTGCGCACGGCAAACGTTGGCCAGTTCAGGCCGCTCCCGTGGGGACGAAGCGCGCGGGCCGTCGTGCTTGGGAACTATCCCGATATGTACGGGATTATGCAGGGGCAGTTTACGAACCTGCAGAATCTTGTTGCGCAAGGCGGAGGTGTCGCCAGCGCGCCGATGCAAACGATGATCCATGCCACCGAGATCATCCGTTGCACGTGTCTGGCCATGCGTCGCCGGCGCGAATTGATGGGTCCGGCCTGCGCCCAGGATCAATTGACAAACGACCTGATTACCGAATTCTCACGCCGTCCCGGACATCCCAATCACTGGTCCGAATGTTGGATCGACCTGCAACTAGGGATCGCATTTTCTTGCGGTGGTAAAGACGCGCAAGCGAAAACATCGCTCGAACGAGCCGTACTCGCAGCCGGTGAATTCGACCACCCGTTGACCGGCATGGCATTCTTCGAGCTTGGCCGGCTGGCGCTGCAGGCCTCGGACTACGATGCCGCGACGAATTACTTTACCGAGGCGACCTATTCCGCCGCACTCTATCTCGATCCCACAACACTCGAAGAGGCGTTCCGCTACGGGCAGATTACGCACTTGATGGCGAATCGCCCCGGGTTATACCCGCCATTAACGGCGGCCACGCTATGGGCCCGGGCCAACAATCTGCGCCATCTGAACGTCTCGACACAGATACTTGCCGCCGAAAATTACTGCATCCTCGAGCAGCCACAGACGGCGCTGGGCCTGCTGAATACGGCGGGAACGTCGATTGGCCGGCGCGGAATGGCCATGGGTAAGGTCGGAGCACGGCTGAACTTCATTAGCGCCTTGGCTGCTTATCAGCAAAGCAATGTTGAGCTAGGGGACCAAAAGCTGGCGCAGGCGATGGCCTTTCAAAAGAACGGCTCGCTCAAGCTGTTTCACATCTCGCTGGCGGATGCCCTGTACACCGATGGGACATTCAGCCCGCGCGTGGCGATGGATCTGTATGGCGAGGTGCTACGCGACCCGACGCCGGGGGATTGGGCCAGCGATCCAATGGAAGCGCTGTCGGTCATGATGACGCCGCACGAATTGGAGTATGAGCACTGGTTCGAGGTGGCCGTCGACCGCAAAGACCACGAACGGGTACTCGAAATCAGCGACCTTGCGCGCCGGCACAGGTTCTTGAGCACGTTAGATTTCGGTGGGCGTCTGCATAATCTGCGCTGGCTGCTCGATGGCCCTGAGGACAATCTAGATCAGGCGTCGCGTTTGCAGCGTCAGGATTTGCTGGCCCGCTATTCCGATTATGAAAAATTGCACCAGGCGGCCGAGAAACTTCATGGCGCGTTGAAGCAATCGCCACTCGTGGCCGAGAACGCGGAAGCGGGTCATCAACAGGCGAATAAGCTGGCCGCGTTGACGGAAACCAGCAACTCGCAGGAATTGATACTGCGGCAGATGGCCGTCCGACGCGAGCCATGCAACTTGATTTTTCCTCCCTTCCGCGCGACGAAGGACATTAAAGCGGCCCTGCCTGATGGGCATGCGATCCTCAGCTTCTTCTCCACGCCGCGGCAGGCATACGCGATTTTGATGACCCGCGACAAGTACGGCTACTGGAAGGTGCCGCGGGGCGACCAATTGATCAAGCCTGTGATGAAACTTTTGCAAAGCATGGGAAGCGTCGACGGCAATCGCCAAATGACGCTCAAGGATCTGAACGCCTCGAATTGGAAAGAGCCGGCCAAGCAAATCTTCGATGCGATTACGAAGGATTCTCGAGCCGACCTAAAGAGTTTCAAGGAACTGGTGATCGTCCCCGACGGCGCCTTGTGGTATTTGCCCTTCGAGGCGCTGCCGGTGACTGTCGGCGAAGAGCAAGTTCCCCTGATGACTCAGGTGCAGATTCGTTACGCACCGCTGGTCTCGTTGGGAGTCGGCGATCCTCGGCCACGTCGCGCCGGCGGAAATACGGCCGTCGTGTTGGGAAAATTGATGCTCGGAGGTGATTCCGAACAGGCCAGCGAAGCGTATACCGAGATCAGCAAGACACTGCCCGGCGCTGTGGCGCTCCATTCGCCGATGCCGAAGGACCTGCCGGCCTACGCCACTTTGTTCGACGGTTTGATCGTTCTCAACGAGGTTCCGGTTTCGGAAGACGATCCCTACGATTGGTCCCCGCTGCCCCAGGATCAAAAAGGGACGGGTACGGTGGCGAACTGGTTTGCCCTTCCATGGGGTGGCCCCGATTTTGTCATCATGCCGTCGTTCCATACCGCGGCCGAGAACGCGATGAAAAAGCAGACGGGCCAGCCGGGGAATGAAGTGTTCCTATCTGTTTGCGCTCTGATGGCCAACGGCGCGCGGACCGTATTGCTAAGTCGATGGCGCACGGGCGGCCAATCGAGCATCGATCTAGTACGAGAATTCGCACAGGAATTGCCTCATGCCAGTGCGGCCGACGCCTGGCAGCGCAGCTTGCTGTTGGTCTCGAAGGACGCACTAAACCCTGCCAACGAGCCCCGTTTGCGGCTAACCGCGCACGAAGAGGCGCCGACGGCCGACCATCCTTTCTTCTGGGCAGGCTATTTGCTGGCGGATACCGGCACGCTGCCGCAGGAACTGGCGGACAAGCAACGTCAGGAGCAAGCCGATAATCAAGCGGCCGAAAAGCCGGCCGGCGCCAAACGCCCAGCTAACGACAAAGCGCCGGACAAGAACGCTGCGGGAGCCGGCGCGCCGGCCGCAGCAGCAGGCGGACTGGCCCCCTTTCCCAGTGTGGGCGGACCAAACGCCGCAGGACAAGGCGCCGCGGGCAAGGGGGCCGGTGCGCCGAAGCAATCCGACGCACAACAACAGCCCGGCGCCATGCAGCAACCAGGCGGCTTCCAACCGCCAAACGGCTTTCAGCAGCCAAACGGACAGCAACCAAGCGGTCAACAACCGGCGAATGGCGGCGGTGCGTTTCAGCGTGCTCGCCCCAACGCGGCGCCCGACGCCGGCGGCGGTCCGAATGCCGGCACGAATGATAAAGGGGGAACCGGGCAACCAGGACTTGGTGGCCAGGCTGGCCCCATGCAAGACGAGTCCGACGACTCGACGTCAAAGCCGCAAGCAAAAGGCAAACCGGCGCGAAAGACGAAAGCCCCGAAGACTCCGAAAGCTCCACGTTCTCGCGAAACCGAGAAAGAAGAAATCGTGCCGACGAGTCCTTGGGCAGACGAGGACAAGGCAGCAGATCCATCGGTCGCCAAGTCCACCAACAAACGCCAGCGCACTAAAACGCCCGCCAATGGCAAAAAGACTGGGGGTGCGAAGTCGCCAAAGTACGACGACAACGGCGATCCGATTCCTCCGGGAAGCCCTTAG